A single genomic interval of Flavobacteriales bacterium harbors:
- a CDS encoding pre-peptidase C-terminal domain-containing protein produces the protein MRSLRTPLFSFILLLRMSSVTAQWTDVVNNNINFEFRSDQTSFTGSDDGFPTYDAEPTVRNDFWVSSLGWYGWVCSNWSTSSVPYQGDPSGTYFWGTNHPFTAEFQITLQAWESDNSDPCSYTSGDDDFWNGNAILRDGNIQMPIVYPSTDFRPCTWNPWLASGTGWIFPNAGVWNQIWAETWRYSAGDVASDPLSFGTITAGQTKADINANRSVPVSSSAPLQYGDSYGESSADVWYSFTLDQAATVTISTDDPVTDFDTKAYLFYDFGNMIASDDDGGTGATSLISTALCAGTYKVCVEGFSSSTGLFRLSVTAGPLDALSLATTNITPVSCAGATDGAASWSTGGGVAPFEYVLDGNNIGGATSGGSLGLGAHTVMAEDACGSTTSITFQVDNGDSTPPMAVCLGALAVDVVDQQTTMLDPAEVDNGSTDDCGPVSLSVSPTGFDVNDVGLVDVTLTVTDGNGNTSTCICVAVVQNVTAIGESGSDGRILAVPNPTDGQVRLDLSALAVGSDTRLELLDALGRSVQGVRAVSSIMDLDLGQLADGVYTVRLIDPNWRSSTRLVLRR, from the coding sequence ATGAGATCACTTCGTACTCCGCTCTTTTCCTTCATCCTGCTGCTCCGCATGTCATCGGTGACCGCTCAATGGACGGATGTGGTGAACAACAACATCAACTTCGAGTTCCGCTCGGACCAGACCAGCTTCACGGGAAGCGACGATGGTTTCCCCACCTACGACGCCGAACCCACCGTGCGCAATGATTTCTGGGTGAGCAGCCTTGGTTGGTACGGATGGGTGTGCTCGAACTGGTCGACATCCTCTGTCCCTTATCAGGGTGACCCGAGCGGCACCTATTTCTGGGGGACCAACCATCCGTTCACCGCGGAATTCCAGATCACGCTCCAGGCGTGGGAATCGGACAATTCGGACCCGTGCAGCTACACCTCCGGTGATGACGATTTCTGGAACGGGAACGCCATCCTTCGGGACGGGAACATCCAGATGCCGATTGTTTACCCGAGCACCGACTTCCGACCGTGCACATGGAACCCGTGGCTGGCCTCTGGCACGGGCTGGATCTTCCCGAACGCCGGGGTCTGGAACCAGATCTGGGCCGAGACATGGCGCTATTCCGCCGGCGATGTGGCCTCCGATCCGCTCAGCTTCGGCACCATCACCGCAGGCCAGACGAAGGCTGACATCAACGCGAACCGCTCTGTTCCCGTGTCCAGCAGTGCACCGCTCCAGTATGGAGATTCCTACGGGGAGTCATCCGCTGACGTGTGGTATTCCTTCACTCTGGATCAGGCTGCCACGGTCACCATCAGCACGGACGATCCGGTGACCGACTTCGATACGAAGGCCTATTTGTTCTACGACTTCGGGAACATGATCGCCTCGGATGACGATGGCGGCACGGGCGCCACCTCGCTCATCTCCACGGCCCTTTGCGCAGGTACCTACAAGGTGTGCGTCGAGGGCTTTTCGTCCAGCACGGGTCTGTTCCGCTTGTCGGTCACGGCGGGACCGCTGGACGCGCTCTCTCTGGCCACAACGAACATCACGCCGGTGAGCTGCGCGGGCGCGACCGATGGGGCCGCCAGCTGGTCGACCGGGGGTGGGGTGGCCCCGTTCGAGTATGTGCTGGACGGGAACAACATCGGTGGAGCGACCTCGGGCGGTTCGCTCGGGTTGGGTGCGCACACCGTGATGGCCGAGGATGCATGCGGATCGACGACCAGCATCACCTTCCAGGTCGACAATGGTGACAGCACCCCGCCGATGGCCGTATGTCTGGGCGCGCTCGCGGTGGATGTGGTCGACCAGCAGACCACCATGCTCGATCCGGCGGAGGTGGACAACGGGAGCACCGATGACTGCGGTCCGGTCAGTCTGAGCGTCTCGCCAACCGGTTTTGATGTGAACGATGTCGGGTTGGTGGATGTGACCCTCACGGTGACCGATGGGAACGGGAACACCAGCACCTGCATCTGTGTGGCCGTGGTCCAGAACGTGACCGCGATCGGGGAGTCCGGCTCTGACGGTCGGATCCTCGCCGTACCCAACCCGACCGATGGTCAGGTACGCCTCGATCTTTCGGCACTTGCGGTCGGCAGCGATACCCGATTGGAGCTTCTGGATGCGCTCGGTCGCTCTGTACAAGGTGTCCGGGCCGTCAGTTCCATCATGGACCTCGATCTGGGGCAGTTGGCCGACGGCGTGTACACGGTGCGGCTCATCGACCCGAACTGGCGGTCATCGACGCGTCTGGTGCTGCGTCGGTGA
- a CDS encoding response regulator transcription factor, producing MDLRVAIFDDNAKRREGLRLLIDSTEGMTFVGSWPDCRQVVRHIAETDPDVVLMDIDMPHVDGITGVSLIRKQFKDLKILMQTVFEDNDKIFHAILAGANGYLLKQTTPTKLIDGIIEVAQGGAPMTPVVAARVLQLFAQRGNTALRSVDFHLTERELEILRYLVDGYSYKMIAGECGITYATVNTHVSHIYEKLQVKGMAGAISVALREGLV from the coding sequence ATGGACCTCCGGGTGGCCATCTTCGATGACAACGCCAAACGGCGTGAAGGACTGCGCCTGCTCATCGACTCCACGGAGGGCATGACCTTCGTGGGCAGTTGGCCCGACTGTCGTCAGGTGGTCCGGCACATCGCCGAGACCGACCCCGACGTCGTGCTCATGGACATCGACATGCCGCATGTGGATGGGATCACCGGCGTCTCGCTCATCCGAAAACAGTTCAAGGACCTGAAGATCCTCATGCAGACGGTCTTTGAGGACAACGACAAGATCTTCCACGCCATCCTCGCCGGGGCGAACGGTTACCTCCTGAAGCAGACCACGCCGACCAAGCTGATCGATGGCATCATCGAAGTGGCCCAGGGTGGCGCTCCGATGACCCCGGTGGTGGCCGCCAGGGTGCTGCAGCTGTTCGCGCAACGCGGCAACACCGCCCTGAGGTCCGTTGACTTCCACCTCACCGAACGCGAGCTGGAGATCCTGCGCTACCTGGTGGACGGGTACAGCTACAAGATGATCGCCGGCGAGTGCGGCATCACCTATGCCACGGTGAACACCCACGTGAGCCACATCTACGAGAAGCTCCAGGTGAAGGGCATGGCCGGTGCGATCAGCGTGGCATTGCGGGAGGGCCTGGTGTAG
- a CDS encoding histidine kinase: MLPVSIRAGAPLSRVDSLRIALASATDMVERWSTLIRLAQAHRSFNIDSSTYYHRKALMLAQKASNKDLEARSWRAMAELDLMRDARGEAGAWWDSARTRFERALVLHEALADSIGLVTTLSLAGLQFAETNPPLALQWATKAQRWLSPSVLAQWQERPDLRANLARSRSGINETLGWSYFQLGRFSEARVELEKALDTSTRNGLFLFGIRAKLMDVAEQMHDDELMLRIGRDMLSDLDRMHVTHGQFELRAKLIRAYVHLGRCDSALRTSHVALREAEKEREQGELGPYLVGSVHASTALCLARRGDRNSALEHLYEAQDALRRTKDDASILMLVSALSEAYSELGSHREALQMRDSAYRTERRLLGVKERGLMLQFQELYDAQGKEHQIRELEQEARIRVLQVERERRNLVMTAGAALMVLAAAGLWFRTDRRRRKERFEREAAQLETQALRSQMNPHFIFNALNSIHAYIQQQDPDRAGSFVTKFARVMRSVLENSRHAEVPLRDDLDTLKAYMDLERQRSGSFDYSVEVDPEVDQDEVLVPPLVVQPFVENAIWHGMAGREGKGHITLRVERRGGQLTYIIQDDGVGRKAAPPTPQGHPIKKTSLGTAITRSRLDLVQKQHGGKAGFRYVDLDVGTRVEVDMPLLTAT, from the coding sequence ATGCTGCCTGTATCCATCCGCGCCGGCGCCCCATTGTCGAGAGTCGACAGCCTGCGCATCGCGCTGGCCTCTGCAACGGACATGGTGGAGCGATGGTCCACGCTGATACGGCTGGCCCAGGCTCACCGATCGTTCAACATCGACTCCAGCACCTACTACCATCGCAAGGCCCTGATGCTCGCGCAAAAGGCAAGCAACAAGGACCTGGAAGCCAGGTCATGGAGGGCGATGGCGGAGCTGGATCTCATGCGCGATGCTCGGGGTGAGGCCGGAGCCTGGTGGGATTCGGCGAGGACGCGGTTCGAAAGGGCCCTCGTGCTACATGAAGCCCTGGCCGACAGCATCGGCCTCGTCACGACACTTTCCCTCGCAGGCCTGCAGTTCGCAGAGACCAACCCCCCACTTGCACTGCAATGGGCCACCAAGGCCCAGCGTTGGCTGTCACCATCCGTTTTGGCGCAGTGGCAGGAAAGGCCCGACCTGCGCGCCAACTTGGCGAGATCCCGATCGGGCATCAATGAGACCCTGGGGTGGTCCTATTTCCAGCTCGGCCGTTTCTCCGAGGCGCGTGTCGAACTGGAGAAGGCGTTGGACACAAGCACGCGGAACGGGCTGTTCCTGTTCGGGATCCGTGCAAAGCTCATGGACGTCGCCGAACAGATGCACGATGACGAACTCATGCTGCGCATCGGTCGCGACATGTTATCCGATCTCGATCGCATGCATGTGACACATGGACAATTCGAGCTGCGTGCCAAGCTGATCCGCGCATATGTGCATCTGGGGCGATGTGACAGTGCGCTACGGACCTCCCACGTTGCGCTTCGCGAGGCGGAGAAGGAAAGGGAGCAAGGCGAACTCGGACCTTATCTGGTCGGCTCGGTCCATGCGTCAACGGCCCTGTGCCTGGCCCGTCGCGGGGACCGGAATTCCGCTCTCGAACACCTGTACGAAGCGCAGGATGCACTGCGTAGGACCAAGGATGATGCCAGCATCCTCATGCTCGTCTCCGCGCTCTCGGAGGCCTACAGTGAATTGGGATCCCATCGGGAGGCTTTGCAGATGCGCGACTCCGCCTACCGCACCGAGCGGCGCCTTCTGGGAGTCAAGGAACGCGGCCTGATGCTCCAATTCCAAGAGCTCTACGATGCCCAGGGCAAGGAACATCAGATCCGTGAGCTGGAACAGGAGGCCCGCATCCGGGTGCTCCAGGTCGAGCGCGAACGCCGGAATCTGGTGATGACCGCAGGCGCCGCCCTGATGGTCCTTGCAGCCGCAGGCCTCTGGTTCCGAACAGACCGCCGCCGGCGGAAAGAGCGCTTCGAGCGTGAGGCCGCACAGCTGGAGACCCAGGCCCTGCGCAGCCAGATGAACCCGCACTTCATCTTCAACGCGCTGAACTCCATCCACGCGTACATCCAGCAACAGGACCCGGACCGGGCCGGCAGCTTCGTCACCAAGTTCGCCCGCGTCATGCGCAGCGTGCTGGAGAACAGCCGCCATGCCGAAGTACCCCTGCGTGACGACCTCGACACCCTGAAGGCTTACATGGACCTGGAACGGCAGCGGAGCGGTTCCTTCGATTACTCGGTCGAGGTGGACCCCGAGGTGGACCAGGACGAAGTGCTCGTGCCCCCCCTCGTGGTGCAGCCCTTCGTGGAGAACGCCATCTGGCACGGCATGGCGGGCAGGGAGGGCAAAGGCCACATCACCCTGCGGGTGGAACGCCGGGGCGGGCAGCTCACGTACATCATACAGGACGATGGCGTGGGCCGGAAGGCGGCGCCCCCCACCCCGCAGGGGCATCCGATCAAGAAGACCAGCCTGGGCACCGCCATCACGCGCAGCCGGCTCGACCTGGTGCAGAAGCAGCATGGCGGCAAGGCCGGGTTCCGGTACGTCGACCTGGATGTCGGCACCCGTGTGGAGGTGGACATGCCCCTGCTCACGGCCACCTGA
- a CDS encoding KTSC domain-containing protein, with protein sequence MKEIAESRALLGATADLSLKELNGLYKSLMKQHHPDRFTDEGERASAEAMSQRIIAAYKLLEGLHPETRAARAEEFERTLASGIAGWNYKGRVLSLTFGDGSEHAFVGVPANTYNKFVATDATPRFVRRHLIGAFPQRRVSSAVTV encoded by the coding sequence ATGAAGGAGATCGCTGAAAGCCGCGCCCTGTTGGGGGCCACCGCGGACCTGTCGCTGAAGGAGCTGAACGGCCTTTACAAGAGCCTGATGAAGCAGCACCACCCCGACCGGTTCACGGACGAGGGGGAACGCGCGTCGGCCGAGGCGATGAGCCAGCGGATCATCGCGGCCTATAAGCTGCTCGAGGGGTTGCATCCCGAGACGCGGGCCGCCCGGGCGGAGGAGTTCGAGCGCACCCTCGCGAGCGGCATTGCCGGCTGGAACTACAAGGGGCGGGTGCTCAGCCTCACCTTCGGGGATGGCAGCGAGCATGCCTTCGTGGGTGTGCCGGCCAACACCTACAACAAGTTCGTGGCCACGGATGCGACCCCCCGCTTTGTGCGGCGCCATCTGATAGGTGCTTTCCCGCAGCGTCGCGTCAGCAGCGCGGTGACCGTCTGA
- a CDS encoding PD40 domain-containing protein yields MSPTVRHTFLLAGAALLTSCASLHLHKGDKAFDLMQYRKASHHFDRALRTAPVRHVQVRLAEALFRQNDPQRAREFYTLADATLRLSGDTALHYGQVLLSTGSTDAAAALFLRVLEETPEDRRAQDLFASTRDVALFYTDSARYIVNRLTLPGLTTAFSPRPHGKGLLLVGERPAPAAKADPWDGLSYMDLYTVDKRTVVTWTEAVPLPGVVNGPYHEGPAVLSPDGRTLYFTRSDYLKRRLMKDDANTSHLMLFRATLDSAGHWGDLIDFPYNSPDWSTGHPALSADGRTMYFVSDRPGGLGGTDIWMSEDRGAGWTAPVNLGPTVNTPGNELFPVVNGKSLYFSSTAHRNMGGLDMFETHPENEGWSTPRNLNAPLNTPFDDFGLVLDSTEQGGYLSSNREGSDQVYVFWAYEPTFFVEGEVTGDSGLFLPNVHVTLTDLTLNEDVTAITGPNGAFSFPLKANTDYRIKAAHADHLTRSIEVSTKGLLRSDTLHHGIQLQGAQVGQSFVLNNIYYDYDKWDIRLDAAKELDRVVQLINDNPHLSFELSAHTDARGSVPYNLVLSDARANSAVNYLIRRGADPVRIHAMGYGEERLVNGCGDGVKCTEEEHQANRRTEFKVVKADQASIGR; encoded by the coding sequence ATGAGCCCAACCGTGCGCCACACCTTCCTTCTGGCCGGCGCGGCCCTGCTGACCTCCTGCGCGAGCCTGCACCTGCACAAGGGCGACAAGGCCTTCGACCTGATGCAATACCGCAAGGCCTCCCACCATTTCGACCGCGCCCTGCGAACCGCCCCGGTCCGCCACGTGCAGGTGCGGCTCGCCGAAGCGCTCTTCCGGCAGAACGACCCGCAAAGGGCCCGCGAGTTCTATACGCTCGCCGACGCCACGCTCCGCCTGAGCGGTGACACCGCTCTGCACTACGGACAGGTGCTGCTCTCCACGGGGAGCACCGATGCCGCGGCCGCGCTCTTCCTGCGCGTGCTGGAAGAGACACCCGAGGACCGGCGTGCACAGGACCTCTTCGCCTCCACGCGCGATGTGGCCCTGTTCTACACGGACAGCGCCCGCTACATCGTCAACCGCCTCACCCTGCCCGGCCTCACCACGGCCTTCAGTCCACGGCCCCATGGCAAGGGCCTCCTGCTGGTGGGAGAACGGCCCGCGCCGGCCGCCAAGGCCGATCCCTGGGACGGACTCTCATACATGGACCTCTACACCGTGGACAAGCGCACGGTGGTGACCTGGACCGAGGCCGTACCGCTCCCCGGCGTCGTGAACGGCCCCTATCACGAAGGGCCGGCCGTGCTCTCCCCGGATGGACGCACGCTCTACTTCACCCGCAGCGACTATTTGAAGCGCAGGCTCATGAAGGACGACGCCAACACGAGCCATCTGATGCTGTTCCGCGCCACACTGGACAGCGCAGGGCATTGGGGCGACCTGATCGACTTCCCCTACAACAGTCCCGACTGGAGCACCGGGCATCCGGCGCTGAGCGCCGATGGGCGCACGATGTACTTCGTGAGCGACCGTCCCGGGGGGCTTGGCGGCACCGACATCTGGATGAGCGAGGATCGCGGCGCCGGATGGACCGCACCGGTGAACCTCGGACCCACGGTGAACACCCCCGGCAATGAGCTGTTCCCCGTGGTGAACGGAAAGTCGCTGTATTTCTCCTCCACCGCGCACCGCAACATGGGGGGGCTGGACATGTTCGAAACGCATCCGGAGAACGAAGGCTGGAGCACGCCGCGCAACCTCAACGCCCCCCTGAACACGCCGTTCGACGATTTCGGCCTGGTGCTCGACAGCACCGAACAGGGCGGCTATCTGAGCAGCAACCGCGAAGGCAGCGATCAGGTGTACGTGTTCTGGGCCTATGAGCCCACCTTCTTCGTGGAAGGCGAGGTGACGGGCGATTCCGGTCTGTTCCTGCCGAACGTCCATGTGACGCTGACCGACCTCACGCTGAACGAGGATGTCACGGCCATCACCGGTCCCAACGGGGCCTTCTCGTTCCCGCTGAAGGCGAACACCGATTACCGCATCAAGGCCGCGCACGCCGATCACCTGACCCGCTCGATCGAGGTGAGCACCAAAGGCCTGCTGCGCTCCGACACGTTGCACCACGGCATCCAACTGCAAGGCGCCCAGGTGGGGCAGAGCTTCGTGCTGAACAACATCTACTACGACTACGACAAATGGGACATCCGCCTGGACGCGGCGAAGGAGCTTGACCGCGTGGTGCAGCTCATCAACGACAATCCGCACCTGAGCTTCGAGCTCAGCGCCCACACCGATGCCCGTGGCAGCGTGCCGTACAACCTGGTATTGAGCGACGCGCGCGCGAACAGCGCGGTGAACTACCTGATCCGTCGTGGCGCCGACCCCGTGCGCATCCATGCGATGGGATACGGCGAGGAGCGGCTGGTCAACGGGTGCGGCGATGGCGTGAAGTGCACGGAAGAGGAGCACCAGGCCAACCGGCGCACGGAGTTCAAGGTGGTGAAGGCCGACCAAGCCTCCATCGGCCGATAG
- a CDS encoding type IX secretion system membrane protein PorP/SprF produces the protein MHRILPLLFILLACASAHAQQEVMVSQYMFNGLFLNPAYAGSHPYVSGSLLHREQWTNMPGAPRTSMAAVDGPLWNNRMGLGLSVVHDQIGISRDLDISGHYAYSIRTGGSSRLAFGLRAGLSVYSARLSELTYWDEDDAVYAQNLRNALVGKFGFGLYWHDPRTYVGLSVPNLYSADDQVSQANATVVDDYFTRHFYLHAGRVFPVSESIDLKPSVLIKVETAAPPQADINCNVLFRERLWVGAGYRTGDGAIAMVEYQITPVFRVGYAYDMTTSRLRRFSGGSHEVMLGIDLGKDPIRIKSPRYF, from the coding sequence ATGCACCGCATCCTACCTCTGCTGTTCATCCTGCTCGCCTGCGCATCGGCGCATGCGCAACAGGAGGTGATGGTGAGCCAGTACATGTTCAACGGGCTCTTCCTGAACCCTGCCTACGCCGGAAGCCATCCGTACGTGAGCGGCAGCCTGCTGCACCGTGAGCAATGGACGAACATGCCCGGCGCGCCGCGCACCAGCATGGCCGCCGTGGATGGTCCGCTCTGGAACAACCGCATGGGCCTCGGGCTCTCCGTGGTCCACGACCAGATCGGCATCAGCCGCGACCTGGACATCTCGGGGCACTATGCCTACAGCATCCGGACCGGTGGATCGAGCCGCCTGGCCTTCGGACTGCGCGCCGGCCTTTCCGTGTACTCAGCACGCCTCAGCGAACTCACCTACTGGGATGAGGACGACGCGGTGTATGCCCAGAACCTGAGGAACGCCCTCGTGGGCAAGTTCGGCTTCGGCCTCTACTGGCACGACCCGCGCACCTATGTCGGGCTGTCCGTGCCGAACCTCTACAGCGCGGACGATCAGGTGAGCCAGGCGAACGCCACCGTGGTGGACGATTACTTCACGCGCCACTTCTATCTGCACGCCGGACGCGTGTTCCCCGTCAGCGAGAGCATCGACCTGAAGCCCTCGGTGCTCATCAAGGTGGAGACCGCCGCACCGCCCCAAGCCGACATCAACTGCAACGTCCTGTTCCGCGAACGGCTCTGGGTGGGCGCTGGCTACCGCACCGGCGACGGCGCCATCGCCATGGTCGAATACCAGATCACGCCGGTGTTCCGGGTGGGTTATGCCTACGACATGACCACCTCACGCCTGCGCCGGTTCAGTGGAGGATCGCATGAGGTGATGCTCGGCATCGACCTTGGCAAGGACCCCATCCGCATCAAGTCACCCCGTTACTTCTGA